A single genomic interval of Aureliella helgolandensis harbors:
- a CDS encoding DUF1559 domain-containing protein: MSNTIDGHSKRTRRGVLSGLALLMLGSLLLPSHLTAQDGLGEVLTSHTPHETLAIVSVWPKEAASKEKLQLAPLEVITAAGLEQIGMDPLLIDRVDVLIGMPGPMGPQFGALVQNSAPVDLGQLNADLFDGEGLHEDKGFSYMAMRGPEEMVVHQLSPTTLIVGTKIFAKRMTDDHGEPGRLAAVAGNIQAGQELMAIVSVESLRPLLQGLLQGGGPMQLPPRVAQDVNGIVAATEFLAVRVMISDSEKLQVILTGEDAKNADAIEKSVQNLLAFSSQMIVEQMKGEISTETPTGLATHQYMDRISKVLVSKLTPVRAGNRLVLELSEFQNISIIGTLTGLLLPAVQSARMAARRMQSSNNLKQIALAMHNFHESYKSFPATAGLDDDGNPMISWRVAILPFIEEAALFERFKLDEPWDSEHNIALLEEMPSTYKHPDKPTKPGYTVYQATVGEESLLRLKEPTRFADITDGTSNTIMVIETTAEAAVPWTAPEDFNVDPENLELEKLFFRGITQAAFGDGSVRVLSESIDMGVLNALFTRAGGEVVGAF; encoded by the coding sequence ATGAGCAACACGATTGATGGGCATAGCAAACGCACGCGGCGGGGTGTTTTGTCGGGACTGGCCCTGTTGATGTTGGGGAGCCTGCTGCTTCCGTCGCACTTGACAGCGCAGGACGGATTGGGAGAAGTACTGACGTCCCACACGCCGCATGAGACTTTAGCAATTGTTTCAGTATGGCCCAAGGAAGCGGCTAGCAAAGAGAAGCTACAGCTGGCTCCGCTAGAAGTCATTACCGCCGCAGGGCTTGAGCAGATCGGAATGGACCCATTGCTGATCGATCGCGTGGATGTACTGATCGGTATGCCGGGCCCTATGGGACCGCAGTTCGGCGCACTCGTACAGAACAGTGCACCGGTGGACCTGGGGCAACTCAATGCCGACTTGTTCGATGGGGAAGGTCTGCATGAAGACAAAGGGTTCTCCTACATGGCGATGCGGGGGCCGGAGGAGATGGTGGTTCATCAGCTTTCCCCGACAACTTTAATCGTTGGTACGAAGATCTTTGCAAAGCGGATGACGGACGATCATGGTGAGCCGGGACGATTGGCGGCCGTGGCAGGGAATATTCAAGCCGGGCAGGAGCTGATGGCCATCGTGTCCGTCGAATCATTGCGTCCACTGTTGCAAGGGCTACTGCAAGGCGGCGGGCCGATGCAACTTCCACCTAGGGTTGCCCAGGATGTGAATGGCATCGTGGCTGCTACCGAGTTTCTGGCCGTTCGCGTCATGATTTCAGACTCCGAAAAATTGCAAGTGATCCTAACTGGCGAGGATGCTAAGAATGCGGACGCTATTGAAAAGAGCGTTCAAAACTTGCTTGCTTTCAGTAGTCAAATGATTGTGGAGCAGATGAAAGGGGAGATTTCCACTGAGACTCCAACCGGTTTGGCTACGCATCAGTACATGGATCGGATCAGCAAAGTCCTGGTTAGCAAGCTAACACCGGTGCGGGCTGGTAATCGCCTAGTGCTGGAGCTGAGCGAGTTCCAGAATATCAGTATTATTGGAACTTTGACTGGCTTGCTATTACCTGCCGTTCAGTCGGCTCGCATGGCTGCGCGGCGGATGCAGTCGTCGAACAATCTCAAGCAGATTGCGTTGGCAATGCATAATTTTCACGAGTCCTACAAAAGTTTCCCTGCCACGGCAGGGCTAGATGATGATGGCAATCCTATGATTAGCTGGAGAGTTGCCATCCTGCCGTTTATCGAAGAGGCGGCGTTGTTCGAGCGTTTCAAATTAGATGAGCCCTGGGACAGTGAGCACAACATCGCCCTGCTGGAGGAGATGCCCTCCACGTATAAGCACCCCGACAAGCCCACTAAGCCTGGGTATACCGTCTACCAAGCCACTGTAGGCGAGGAGTCTTTGCTGCGTTTGAAGGAACCGACTCGATTCGCGGATATCACCGATGGTACCAGCAACACCATTATGGTGATCGAGACGACTGCCGAAGCGGCTGTCCCCTGGACGGCACCCGAGGATTTTAATGTCGATCCCGAGAATTTGGAGCTGGAAAAACTCTTCTTCCGCGGGATTACCCAAGCCGCTTTCGGCGATGGAAGCGTCCGAGTGCTGAGTGAAAGCATCGACATGGGAGTGCTCAACGCGTTGTTTACTCGGGCAGGCGGTGAAGTGGTAGGCGCGTTCTAG
- a CDS encoding 3-keto-disaccharide hydrolase, with product MLRIFGTFALLMVMPAACVLAQETPVQETVHAPAESEGMKALFNGENLEGWDGDTTLWQVKDGVIHGQTTPENKASGNTFLIWQGGDLKDFELRLSYRCSRENNSGIQYRSKHITDGKVSNKWVVRGYQHEIRNSNKLPDVSGFIYGEGLGRGRICLVGEKAVAKSAKERDITDQLIDQAGIEKLIKLDAWNDVVIVAKGNRIQHYLNDRLILDFTDGEDLALRSGVLALQIHAGVPMWTEFKNIRVKELN from the coding sequence ATGCTTAGAATTTTTGGTACCTTTGCCTTGCTAATGGTTATGCCCGCTGCCTGTGTCCTTGCGCAAGAAACGCCCGTGCAGGAAACCGTCCATGCGCCTGCTGAATCCGAAGGGATGAAGGCACTGTTCAATGGCGAGAATCTTGAAGGCTGGGATGGCGACACCACACTTTGGCAGGTCAAGGATGGGGTCATTCATGGGCAGACAACGCCTGAGAACAAAGCCAGCGGAAATACGTTTCTGATCTGGCAGGGGGGGGACCTGAAAGACTTCGAATTGCGTCTCTCCTACCGCTGCTCGCGCGAGAACAACTCGGGCATTCAGTACCGTTCGAAACACATCACTGATGGAAAAGTGAGCAATAAGTGGGTGGTTCGTGGGTACCAGCATGAGATTCGCAATAGTAACAAGCTGCCAGACGTGTCGGGCTTTATCTACGGTGAAGGGCTGGGACGAGGTCGCATTTGTCTCGTGGGCGAGAAGGCCGTCGCGAAGTCTGCTAAGGAACGCGACATCACGGACCAGTTGATCGACCAAGCTGGAATCGAAAAGCTGATCAAACTTGATGCCTGGAATGACGTCGTGATCGTTGCCAAGGGAAATCGCATCCAGCATTACCTCAACGATCGTCTTATCCTCGACTTTACCGATGGAGAGGATTTGGCGTTACGGAGTGGCGTGTTGGCCTTGCAAATCCATGCTGGCGTTCCCATGTGGACTGAATTCAAAAACATCCGCGTCAAGGAATTGAACTAA
- the pstS gene encoding phosphate ABC transporter substrate-binding protein PstS has translation MLFRLATVCISSLLMLLLVGCGASSGDSASSNIKLQGSGASFPAPLYGRWFKEYSTATAGVKVDYQAKGSGGGIKDFIEHTVDFAASDAAMNDEEIAQAKPGVVMLPMTAGSVVLAYNLAEFKQPLKLSREAYSKIFLGQISNWNDPAIAAANAGTALPDLPITVVHRADSSGTTFVVTNHLSAMSREFADGPGVGKSVNWPESDKFIASPKNDGVTATVMQTPGAIGYVEFGFAEQAKLPMAELENKSGNYVAPTLENAKAALAGVEMPADMRAWLPDPEGAQAYPIVSYTWLLCYTEYDEAEKAAALKQLVAWCLSEGQKSSAEMGYVPLPENVVSAVKAQLDSIH, from the coding sequence ATGTTGTTTCGCCTTGCTACAGTGTGCATCTCTTCCCTGTTGATGCTTCTCTTGGTCGGATGTGGGGCAAGTTCGGGGGATTCTGCCAGTTCGAATATCAAACTCCAGGGCTCTGGAGCAAGCTTTCCAGCACCGCTCTACGGTCGTTGGTTCAAGGAATACAGTACCGCTACGGCAGGCGTCAAAGTGGACTACCAGGCCAAGGGGAGTGGCGGTGGGATCAAGGATTTCATTGAGCACACGGTCGACTTCGCTGCGAGCGATGCGGCCATGAATGACGAGGAGATCGCGCAGGCAAAGCCTGGTGTGGTGATGCTGCCCATGACCGCCGGCAGTGTCGTGCTGGCTTACAACTTGGCCGAGTTTAAGCAGCCTCTCAAGCTTTCGAGAGAGGCCTATTCCAAGATCTTCTTAGGACAAATCTCCAACTGGAATGATCCGGCAATTGCCGCCGCAAACGCGGGAACAGCACTTCCCGATTTGCCGATCACGGTGGTGCATCGCGCAGATAGTAGTGGCACGACCTTCGTGGTGACCAATCACTTGAGTGCGATGAGCAGGGAGTTCGCGGATGGTCCAGGCGTCGGCAAGTCGGTCAACTGGCCGGAGAGTGACAAGTTCATCGCCTCCCCCAAGAATGATGGTGTGACTGCCACGGTTATGCAGACGCCGGGTGCGATTGGTTACGTTGAGTTTGGGTTCGCAGAACAGGCCAAACTCCCGATGGCCGAGCTTGAAAACAAGTCGGGCAACTACGTGGCACCAACCCTTGAGAATGCCAAAGCGGCATTGGCTGGTGTCGAGATGCCGGCCGACATGCGGGCTTGGCTGCCCGATCCGGAGGGGGCTCAGGCCTATCCGATTGTTAGCTACACCTGGTTGCTATGCTACACCGAGTACGACGAGGCTGAAAAAGCGGCCGCGTTAAAGCAGCTTGTCGCCTGGTGTTTGAGTGAAGGGCAAAAGTCGAGTGCCGAAATGGGCTATGTGCCGCTGCCTGAAAACGTAGTGAGCGCCGTGAAGGCGCAGTTGGATTCGATTCACTAG
- the pstC gene encoding phosphate ABC transporter permease subunit PstC: MTSKTTPTRSIAAEPSVYEIASDRAFRSLTWLFAWLMVALVLYIVYEVAGKAMPAIREHGLSFVTGTTWDLQGNEFGVLPEIWGTLYSSLLALAIGGFFGVSIAIFLTQDFLPTKLELAFKNIVELLAAIPSVVYGLWGIFVVIPMMRPIANWLHAHLDWIPLFGTSLSGPGMLPAALVLSIMILPTVSAISRDALSSVPSKLKEAAVGLGATRWEAILGVILPTASTGIFGALVLGFGRALGETMALAMLVGNSNQMNISLFSPGNTLAALLANHFPEAGASEEPVLMFAALILLAITLLVNICGAVILKQTSKRMRGARK; the protein is encoded by the coding sequence GTGACAAGCAAAACCACTCCCACACGGTCGATCGCAGCGGAACCGAGCGTGTATGAAATCGCTAGTGATCGCGCGTTTCGCAGTTTGACGTGGTTATTTGCATGGCTGATGGTCGCTTTGGTGCTGTACATTGTTTACGAAGTTGCGGGCAAGGCCATGCCTGCGATTCGTGAGCACGGTCTGAGTTTCGTTACTGGCACTACTTGGGATTTGCAGGGGAATGAATTCGGAGTACTGCCTGAGATTTGGGGTACCCTCTATAGCTCGCTTCTGGCACTGGCAATCGGTGGTTTCTTTGGTGTCTCCATTGCCATTTTCCTAACGCAGGATTTCTTGCCGACCAAACTAGAGCTTGCGTTCAAGAATATCGTCGAGCTATTAGCCGCGATTCCCAGCGTGGTTTACGGATTGTGGGGAATCTTCGTTGTCATTCCCATGATGCGTCCCATCGCCAACTGGTTGCACGCGCACCTCGACTGGATACCCCTGTTTGGCACTTCCCTTTCAGGCCCAGGCATGCTGCCAGCGGCCCTCGTGCTGTCCATCATGATCCTGCCTACCGTTTCAGCCATCTCGCGGGATGCATTGAGTAGCGTGCCTAGCAAACTGAAGGAAGCGGCAGTCGGTTTGGGAGCCACTCGCTGGGAAGCCATCTTGGGAGTCATACTACCAACGGCATCCACGGGGATTTTCGGAGCGCTCGTGCTGGGGTTCGGGCGAGCCCTTGGGGAAACAATGGCGCTGGCCATGTTGGTGGGAAATTCCAATCAAATGAATATCTCGCTATTCTCGCCTGGAAATACCCTTGCCGCACTGCTGGCGAATCATTTCCCGGAAGCGGGTGCGAGCGAAGAACCGGTGTTGATGTTTGCCGCCTTGATTCTATTAGCAATCACTCTATTGGTGAACATTTGCGGTGCGGTCATCCTCAAGCAAACCTCTAAACGGATGCGAGGAGCTCGAAAATGA
- the pstA gene encoding phosphate ABC transporter permease PstA — MKTAEIAKSFEDVDFPMLERSLRHPRTLISIALSWATGAATIVACVPLFSVLFMLIYRGGRKLSLELFTELPPTAFETGGGFGNAIVGTLVMVAIAAAIAIPFGVLTAVFLAEFGPDSKTAAAARFCARTLTGLPSILAGVFAYAAVVLLTGTYSAPAGGVALSLLMLPTVVLTAEEAMRMVPLRMKEAAIGMGCTPTQVAWKIILPTAMPGILTGVMLAVARAAGETAPLLFTALFSNYWIIEDGRSQVMEPTASLAVFIYNFSGMPFENQIEMAWAASLILVLMVLTINLAGQFISSRAKTR, encoded by the coding sequence ATGAAGACTGCTGAAATAGCAAAATCTTTTGAAGATGTTGACTTTCCGATGCTCGAACGCTCCCTCCGACACCCGCGCACCTTGATTAGCATCGCCCTTAGCTGGGCGACGGGAGCGGCCACCATCGTCGCCTGCGTGCCACTGTTCAGCGTCCTGTTCATGCTGATCTATCGGGGTGGGAGGAAACTCTCACTGGAGTTGTTTACCGAATTGCCACCCACCGCGTTTGAAACCGGAGGCGGGTTTGGCAACGCCATTGTCGGGACGTTGGTGATGGTCGCGATTGCGGCTGCGATCGCAATTCCGTTTGGAGTCCTCACGGCCGTTTTCCTGGCGGAGTTCGGCCCGGACAGCAAGACTGCTGCAGCGGCACGTTTTTGCGCTAGAACTCTGACTGGGTTACCTTCGATTCTGGCGGGTGTGTTCGCATACGCGGCAGTTGTCCTGCTTACTGGGACCTACTCGGCACCAGCCGGCGGCGTGGCGCTATCGCTGCTCATGTTGCCTACTGTAGTGCTGACCGCCGAAGAGGCGATGCGGATGGTGCCTCTCAGAATGAAAGAAGCCGCTATTGGAATGGGATGCACGCCGACCCAAGTCGCCTGGAAGATCATTTTGCCAACTGCCATGCCAGGCATCCTGACTGGGGTGATGCTGGCGGTCGCGCGAGCTGCCGGTGAGACCGCGCCGCTGTTGTTTACGGCGCTGTTTAGCAACTACTGGATTATTGAAGATGGCCGTTCTCAGGTCATGGAGCCTACCGCCTCGCTGGCGGTCTTTATTTACAACTTTTCGGGGATGCCTTTCGAGAATCAAATCGAAATGGCATGGGCCGCCTCTCTGATCCTGGTACTGATGGTACTGACGATCAACCTTGCTGGCCAATTCATTTCTTCCCGTGCCAAGACTCGCTAG
- the pstB gene encoding phosphate ABC transporter ATP-binding protein PstB, with product MIAQPVLEMDDVVDDDFSEPLLDCHIENLYYGNFRAVRDSSIPIQRGSITAFIGPSGCGKSSALRCLNRMNDLVRGFRFEGHVRFRGQDIYHSKVDPVAVRRYIGMVFQQPNPFAMSIYNNVAFGLRLNRYRGDIAEKVEESLRGAALWDEVKDKLKNSGLSLSGGQQQRLCIARAIATEPEVLLMDEPCSALDPIATRRIEELMHELKRKYTIAIVTHNLQQAKRVADKTAFMYVDTSHGERTGYLVEYDDTDRLFDSPQVDETKRYIRGEFS from the coding sequence ATGATCGCACAACCTGTATTGGAGATGGACGATGTGGTGGACGATGATTTCAGCGAACCATTGCTCGACTGCCATATCGAGAATCTTTATTACGGCAATTTTCGCGCGGTGCGGGATAGTTCCATACCCATTCAACGCGGCTCGATTACTGCATTTATCGGTCCCTCAGGTTGTGGCAAAAGTAGTGCTTTGCGCTGCCTCAACCGCATGAATGACTTGGTTCGTGGCTTTCGATTCGAAGGGCACGTCCGCTTCCGAGGGCAGGATATCTATCATTCCAAAGTCGACCCGGTAGCGGTGCGACGCTACATCGGCATGGTCTTTCAGCAACCCAATCCGTTCGCCATGAGCATCTACAACAATGTGGCCTTCGGTTTGCGCCTTAATCGCTATCGAGGGGATATCGCTGAGAAAGTTGAGGAGTCGCTGCGTGGAGCTGCTCTGTGGGACGAAGTCAAAGACAAACTAAAAAACAGCGGACTATCGCTTTCAGGTGGACAGCAGCAGCGACTGTGCATCGCGCGGGCGATCGCGACCGAACCCGAAGTGCTGCTGATGGATGAACCGTGTTCGGCTCTCGACCCGATCGCCACCAGACGCATCGAGGAATTGATGCACGAGCTGAAGCGGAAGTACACGATCGCGATTGTGACTCACAATCTTCAGCAGGCAAAACGCGTAGCGGATAAGACGGCATTCATGTATGTCGATACCAGTCACGGCGAACGCACCGGATACCTGGTGGAATACGACGATACCGACCGACTGTTCGACTCACCCCAAGTCGACGAAACCAAGCGGTATATCCGAGGTGAATTCAGCTAG
- a CDS encoding peptide chain release factor family protein gives MHPAQQSEEALLADCGLRTGRRGGPGGQHRNKVETAAILTHLPTGISAEASERRSQADNRKVALLRLRLRLATEHRLPEELDPDPAVAQKRTPSPLWLSRTKGGRIAISAQHTDYPSILSELLDRLTADDFDLPATAEYFSVTASQIVKLLKSHLPALERVNQQRRARGLRRLK, from the coding sequence GTGCACCCAGCGCAGCAATCCGAAGAAGCCCTGCTAGCTGACTGTGGACTGCGTACCGGACGGCGTGGGGGCCCCGGAGGCCAGCATCGCAACAAGGTCGAAACCGCGGCCATCCTAACGCATCTCCCTACCGGAATTTCGGCCGAGGCCAGTGAGCGTCGCAGTCAGGCCGATAATCGCAAAGTTGCTTTGTTGCGATTGCGACTGCGTTTAGCCACCGAGCATCGCCTGCCCGAGGAGCTGGATCCCGATCCAGCGGTCGCACAGAAGCGGACACCGAGTCCCTTATGGTTGTCCCGAACCAAGGGTGGCCGCATCGCCATCTCAGCCCAGCATACGGATTATCCGAGCATCCTGTCCGAGTTGCTCGACCGGCTCACCGCAGACGATTTCGATCTGCCGGCTACCGCTGAGTACTTCTCGGTCACGGCATCGCAAATCGTCAAGCTCTTGAAGAGCCATCTTCCAGCTCTGGAAAGGGTGAATCAGCAACGAAGGGCCCGTGGCCTACGACGCCTTAAATAG
- a CDS encoding FtsK/SpoIIIE domain-containing protein: protein MRQSSPKPLPRHRLEKIVSGLRTRYSSSAQTTAEEIEHQQQTLASFQERTQAELTALETRTHDHRDRSTTQWDEEIHAGWDAAELRAYRAVHDTARKETALRKTADTQTADTKAEAKSRKVDIEQRFQKAREAPLTRFKNLQTAIAHRLHELSEIEREAENALAQRSIRLPDITLDPLPQPEITSSKVGFDLLTDAVTEARQYCNRIASHPLSKFVESGWWLLICALLFLVVTGGLMGSGLLLLVPAVLAGAGTAIFFVVGGFMGVRPLLKRNAAAEYPKVMRLTKLSEFLAAETERHAAHERDKEIDRLTTKRDEQFAQVRLWRQQNILQLQDKLTRELEKLKQFANQEKQAASTQLVTSETEADVKYRELQAQEALAARQEEAEIRQTAAQQHAEISQRINQLQRGGAMRLQTATEKAVKFVSLSKQWASEHFPTWNTLAEDLEHWPAPLSVPQLPLGILEIQQVMPDGVGSILQQAHPTAPVLFSPLDDGFLVIHGAPTEPAVRQLVRSLVLRTLTSLPPGNVNLTVIDPPGLGQDFGWLMHLGDFDPQLVSHRVWTQPSHISQQIATLSLAAEDIIQQSLRNQYANIAEYNADAGALAEPYRMLVWSSLPAGLEDNSWKNLQSIIDTGARCGIIPILIVDPNSTWSTPDQRDFLMRRGLHLQYDPERKAFSVKGDSNLALPLQIPTTATEEETQKIIGEVGRRALVSSRVEVPLDRMVPAHDAWWQGDSSHSLEIPIGQSGVGRTHSLKLGIGTAQHAIIAGKTGSGKSSLLHAMITSAILKYSPERLRLVLLDFKKGVEFQVYAEAAIAHADIIGIESHREFGLSSLEYIDDCMQRRGEAFRKVGAQDVASWNALHPDHPMPRMLLVIDEFQELFVEDDKLSSQASLILDRIVRQGRSFGVHAVLSSQTLAGSYSLPRTTLGQMAVRIALQCDPSDAQIIFADDNPAASRLKTPGQAVYNDAGGRVEGNQPMQIGWMPKQKQVEWFHQLDRGYRNGDFSTNRLGRTVIYDGNRAATWDDNNAELAITQSIESVNPDATWCIVGESVAIHPAVTFPLTRQAGRNVLIVGGDDSQAAAVLDVLTSSFVRGARRASPNTPAQVYVVQGAKPTDAKALTLPKKWQALDCELRVVDTRGVDELLKELHAELQSRIASGTSEGDEPADAPSILVELIQIGRLRTLKRDDDFGMGGFGESELTPEKHLEELLRDGPSHGMHLVLWAESQSTAARWVSRASMREIEIRLLMQMSANDSTNLVDSVAASKLGEHVMLLYDEATGQEERFRPFATESLVDLVKWSASLDE from the coding sequence ATGCGTCAGTCGTCCCCGAAGCCGCTTCCACGTCATCGCCTCGAGAAAATCGTCTCGGGTTTGCGCACTCGGTACAGCAGTAGCGCCCAAACCACGGCTGAAGAGATCGAGCATCAGCAGCAGACACTCGCCAGTTTTCAAGAGCGCACCCAGGCAGAGCTAACGGCCCTCGAAACGCGAACCCACGATCACCGGGACCGCAGCACAACGCAATGGGACGAAGAAATTCATGCTGGCTGGGATGCTGCCGAGTTGCGAGCTTACCGGGCCGTCCACGACACGGCCCGCAAGGAGACGGCGCTGCGAAAAACGGCCGACACTCAAACGGCCGATACGAAGGCCGAGGCCAAGTCTCGCAAGGTAGACATTGAGCAACGCTTTCAGAAAGCCCGCGAAGCGCCGCTGACCAGATTCAAAAACTTGCAGACCGCCATTGCCCATCGACTCCACGAACTTTCCGAGATCGAACGCGAAGCCGAAAACGCCTTAGCCCAACGCAGTATTCGCCTACCCGATATCACCTTGGATCCGCTGCCACAGCCAGAGATCACCTCCTCCAAAGTAGGTTTTGACCTGCTCACCGATGCGGTGACTGAAGCGCGTCAGTATTGCAATCGGATTGCCAGTCATCCGCTCTCCAAATTCGTAGAATCGGGATGGTGGCTTCTGATTTGCGCGCTATTGTTCTTGGTGGTCACCGGTGGGCTGATGGGCAGCGGGCTGCTGTTGCTCGTGCCTGCGGTCCTGGCGGGAGCGGGCACCGCCATCTTCTTTGTCGTTGGCGGCTTCATGGGCGTGCGGCCGCTGTTGAAGCGGAATGCGGCGGCAGAATATCCGAAAGTCATGCGTTTAACCAAGCTCTCGGAGTTTCTGGCTGCCGAGACCGAACGCCACGCCGCACACGAACGCGACAAGGAAATCGACCGACTTACGACCAAACGCGATGAACAATTTGCTCAAGTCCGTCTCTGGCGGCAGCAAAACATTTTGCAATTGCAAGACAAACTAACTCGCGAATTGGAAAAATTGAAACAGTTTGCCAATCAAGAGAAACAGGCGGCCAGCACTCAACTCGTCACGTCGGAGACGGAGGCAGATGTCAAGTACCGTGAACTACAGGCGCAAGAAGCTCTAGCTGCTCGCCAAGAGGAAGCTGAGATTCGACAAACGGCTGCACAACAGCACGCAGAGATTTCTCAGCGGATCAATCAACTGCAACGTGGTGGCGCCATGCGTTTGCAAACGGCGACCGAAAAAGCCGTCAAATTCGTCTCGCTTAGCAAACAGTGGGCTAGCGAACATTTTCCAACTTGGAATACCCTTGCCGAGGACTTAGAGCACTGGCCGGCTCCCTTGAGCGTCCCCCAGCTCCCCTTGGGCATACTGGAGATTCAACAGGTTATGCCCGATGGTGTTGGCTCGATCCTCCAGCAAGCTCACCCCACCGCTCCGGTCCTATTTTCGCCGCTCGACGATGGCTTCCTAGTCATCCATGGAGCCCCCACTGAGCCCGCGGTGCGTCAACTCGTTCGCAGCCTCGTGTTGCGGACCCTCACCAGTCTGCCACCGGGTAATGTGAACTTGACCGTGATTGATCCACCTGGTCTGGGGCAAGATTTTGGTTGGCTAATGCACTTGGGAGATTTTGACCCCCAACTAGTTTCCCATCGAGTGTGGACGCAACCAAGCCATATTTCCCAGCAAATTGCCACCCTGTCGCTCGCGGCTGAAGACATCATTCAGCAATCGCTGCGCAATCAGTATGCCAACATCGCCGAGTACAATGCGGATGCTGGCGCGTTGGCCGAACCCTATCGGATGCTGGTTTGGTCCAGTCTCCCTGCTGGCCTAGAGGATAACAGCTGGAAGAACTTGCAGAGTATCATCGACACGGGAGCGCGCTGCGGCATTATTCCCATCCTGATTGTCGACCCAAATTCTACATGGTCCACGCCCGACCAACGCGACTTCCTAATGCGACGTGGCTTGCACCTACAATACGATCCTGAGCGCAAAGCGTTCTCCGTCAAAGGGGATTCCAATCTCGCTCTGCCGCTGCAAATTCCAACTACAGCCACTGAGGAAGAAACTCAGAAAATTATCGGCGAAGTGGGGCGACGAGCCTTGGTGAGTAGTCGAGTGGAAGTGCCTCTCGATCGCATGGTTCCCGCTCATGACGCATGGTGGCAGGGGGACAGCTCTCACTCACTAGAGATTCCCATCGGACAGAGCGGTGTGGGGCGTACCCACTCGCTGAAACTTGGGATTGGCACGGCCCAGCATGCGATTATTGCCGGGAAAACCGGTTCGGGGAAATCAAGCCTGCTGCACGCCATGATCACCAGCGCTATTCTCAAATACTCGCCGGAACGATTGCGTTTGGTCTTGCTCGACTTTAAGAAAGGGGTGGAGTTTCAGGTCTATGCCGAGGCGGCGATCGCCCACGCCGACATCATCGGGATTGAGAGTCACCGTGAATTTGGTTTGAGCTCCCTAGAATATATCGATGACTGTATGCAACGCCGTGGAGAAGCATTCCGCAAAGTGGGCGCCCAGGATGTCGCTAGCTGGAACGCGCTCCACCCCGACCACCCCATGCCCCGCATGTTGTTGGTCATCGACGAGTTTCAAGAGTTGTTCGTCGAGGACGATAAGCTCTCCAGCCAAGCGAGTCTCATTCTCGATCGCATTGTGCGGCAAGGACGCTCTTTCGGAGTTCATGCGGTGCTCAGTAGCCAGACACTGGCCGGTTCCTACTCTCTCCCCCGAACCACGCTGGGACAGATGGCGGTCCGCATTGCACTGCAGTGTGATCCGTCCGACGCGCAAATTATCTTTGCCGATGATAATCCAGCCGCCTCACGACTCAAGACACCCGGGCAAGCGGTTTACAATGATGCGGGGGGACGCGTCGAAGGGAATCAGCCCATGCAAATTGGTTGGATGCCCAAACAGAAACAAGTTGAATGGTTCCACCAGCTCGACCGGGGCTATCGCAATGGCGATTTCAGTACGAATCGCTTGGGGCGCACCGTTATCTATGACGGCAATCGAGCCGCAACTTGGGATGACAACAATGCCGAACTGGCCATCACCCAATCGATCGAATCGGTCAATCCCGACGCCACTTGGTGCATCGTCGGCGAGAGTGTGGCAATCCATCCTGCAGTGACCTTTCCTCTAACGCGCCAAGCGGGACGCAACGTGCTGATTGTCGGCGGTGATGACTCCCAAGCCGCCGCTGTCCTGGACGTTCTGACTTCCTCATTCGTGCGCGGAGCACGGCGAGCTTCCCCCAACACACCAGCCCAAGTTTACGTCGTGCAGGGGGCTAAACCAACCGATGCGAAAGCCCTCACTCTCCCCAAGAAGTGGCAAGCACTCGACTGCGAGCTGCGCGTCGTCGATACCCGAGGTGTCGATGAGCTGCTCAAGGAACTGCATGCCGAACTCCAAAGCCGGATTGCATCCGGCACGTCCGAGGGGGACGAGCCAGCGGACGCTCCATCAATATTAGTAGAACTTATTCAGATTGGACGCCTCCGAACGCTGAAACGGGACGACGACTTTGGCATGGGAGGGTTCGGCGAATCGGAGCTAACGCCAGAGAAGCACCTCGAGGAACTCCTGCGTGACGGTCCAAGTCATGGAATGCACTTAGTTTTATGGGCGGAGAGCCAGTCCACCGCGGCTCGCTGGGTATCTCGAGCCTCCATGCGAGAAATTGAAATACGCCTGCTGATGCAAATGAGCGCCAATGACTCCACCAACTTGGTTGATTCGGTGGCCGCTTCCAAGCTCGGCGAGCATGTGATGCTGCTGTACGATGAAGCAACCGGCCAGGAAGAGCGATTCCGCCCCTTCGCCACAGAATCTTTGGTAGATTTAGTGAAGTGGTCAGCCAGTCTTGACGAATAA